GTTTGGGTCCCGCTGCTCCTCTGATTCTGCTTTGCTGCCTTGGAGGAGAACAGGTTTAGATCCTCTAGGGGCTGGTGGGGCCATGCCCTTGGCAGCTTGCTGGGCTAACCAGTACTTCTATCTTTTGATTTTGGGCCTCTCAAAGTTTACCAGAGACATAGGCACCCTCACAGTACCAAGCCCATTTACCGTCACCTCACAACAGTACTTGCCCCACCGAGTGAGGGGCTCTTCTGGTAATTTTAATATATGGGGGGTGACCACACCACCAAGATTCTTGAAGAAGTGGCAGGCAACTGTGTCAGGGTTCAGCTCCCGTTTGACACTGTTCTTCATCCCTACCTCCAGGTGACAGCTTTTCAGAAATGTCACTGTTGCCTCACCTGCCTTGGTCTGGATCTTCTCTAACTTTCCTCCTGGTCTCAGCAATTTCTCCTCTTCAAACAGCTTCTTGTTTTCAGGTGATGCATATGCAGCCAGTCTCTGAGAAAGGAGTTGATTCCGATCCACAGATTTCTTTACTGAGATCAGGTCACCCCGGACTCCAAGTGTCTCCACAGACTGTGTGAAGATGATCTCCAGGTTTTCTTTGGGCCAGTGCTCCGTGTCCTCCACCAGCTTTTCGATGTAGTGTCGCTGGTGCAGACACAGCTTCTGGCCCTCCCTGGCCAGTGG
This genomic stretch from Pan paniscus chromosome 7, NHGRI_mPanPan1-v2.0_pri, whole genome shotgun sequence harbors:
- the LOC100976572 gene encoding LOW QUALITY PROTEIN: large ribosomal subunit protein bL9m-like (The sequence of the model RefSeq protein was modified relative to this genomic sequence to represent the inferred CDS: substituted 1 base at 1 genomic stop codon), with product MTMGLSCPGHCGALGGWKVPLAREGQKLCLHQRHYIEKLVEDTEHWPKENLEIIFTQSVETLGVRGDLISVKKSVDRNQLLSQRLAAYASPENKKLFEEEKLLRPGGKLEKIQTKAGEATVTFLKSCHLEVGMKNSVKRELNPDTVACHFFKNLGGVVTPHILKLPEEPLTRWGKYCCEVTVNGLGTVRVPMSLVNFERPKIKRXKYWLAQQAAKGMAPPAPRGSKPVLLQGSKAESEEQRDPNRQAPCSHSKL